GCTAGTAGGCGGAGGGCTGCCTCGTAGAGTCTTGTTAGCCGTCTCTCCTCCTCCTCGAAGACCTCTCCTATGAGCCCCCGCGCCATTTGCGCCAACATGTAGGCGTTGCCAGCAATGAAGCGCCAGGGCTCGCCCTCGAGCCCCGGGGCCAGTGGCAGGAGCCAGGGCTCTCGCAGCACGACGCCCCATAGCAGGGCGTGGCGAGGCCCAAGCCGGGGTAGAAGCGACGAGACCACGTCGGCGTAGCGTAGCGGGTCTACGCGGAGGGGTAGCACTAGGCCTAGTAGGGGGCTGCGGCGGTCGAATACGCGATTCGCGACCCCGAGGCTAGAGGCTACGAGGACAAGCCTGCCCTCGGGGTGGCGTGTGGCTAGTAGGTCCCAGTAGCGCTCCGGTAGCCGCTGGAACTCGTCGACAACCACTACACCGTCCTCGGCTAGCAGCTCCACAGCCCTAGACATGGCCTCCCCTATCTCGGTGACCGTAGGCTTCTTCCCGGGCTCCTCCACTACCGCTGATAGGTCGCGCGTCACAGTCACGTAGAGCCGCCATGGGAGGAGCAGGCGTGCCATGAAGCTCTTCCCGGTCTTCCTACGCCCGTAGACCAGGAGCCAGCCGCTGCGGCGCTTCAGCTCGAGGAACTCGCGCCGCCATAGTACATGTGTCTCCTCCAACGCTTCTGCCCGGTATACCCGCTGGAATATACCCGCGAGTATATACCCACCGGAATGCACGGGGCACGGCCACGATAAGGGGTGGCTAGCCTTGTTGGGACGCGTCTAGGGGGCACGCCCATGGACAGCTGGAGCCGGCGACTATGCTCCCCGGGTCCGGGGCAATGGTTTATGCTTGGCTTATGCTTGCAGCCGGCCTCCCCCGGGGCTACCCGTAGGGCGGGGTGGAGCCGTTAGGAGCTGGAGGGCGAGGCCCCATGGGCTGGCAGAACATAGTCAGCTAGGAGACGTCAATAAGGATAGCCCAGACTTCGAAGAAAAACGGTGAGGTGAGCATATAGGTAGGATTGTTTTAGGTGTGGCTGCGTGGGAGTATCTTTAGCTTCTCTGCTGCCCGTCTGGCCTTGGCGCGGGCTTCCTCGGGTGTCTCGGCACGGGCTAGTACTACTGCCATGCGGCGGCCCCGGTAGGTTCTGGGCTTGCCGAACCAGCGCAGCTCTACGCCCGGCTCGGCTAGGGCCTGGTAGGCGCCGCTGAGCACGGGGTACCACTCGCCGTCGAGGTTTGTGTATACTGCTATGCTGGCTGCGGGGGTTAGGACACTGGGCCTGGGGACGGGTAGGCCTACTGCTGCGCGTACGTGGGCTTGGAACTCGCTGATGTCCTGGCTGGCTAGGGTGACTAGGCCTGTGTCGTGGGGCCTGGGCGCCACTTCGCTGAAGAGGAGCCGGCCGTCCCTAGTCTGTAGGAGCTCGACGCCGAATACCCCGACGCCGCCTAGGGCCTCTGCTACCCGTGCTGCTATCTCGCGGGCCCGGTGGAGCAGGCCCGTGGGCCTGGTGCTGGGCTGCCAGGACTCTATGTAGTGGTACTCGCCGTACCTCCAGTGCTCGACCGGCTCCATAGCGTCTGTTCTCGCCTTGTCGCCGTCGAGCCACCGGTAGGCGAGGACAGTGTACTCTGTCTCTAGCTCAACGTACTCCTCCACTATGACGCGGCGGCTCGCACCCCGGGCGTGGCTTATCGACTCCATGTAGGCCTTCTCGACAGCCTGGCGGCTAGGCTCCGCGACCTTTACGTGGCCGTGGCCGCTACTGCTCATCTCGGGCTTGATTAGGCAGGGGTAGCCGACCTTCTCGCAGGCCTCGTAGGCCTCCTCAGGCGTCTCGGCGAAGGCATACCTTGTGGTGGGTAGGCCTAGCTCCTCGGCCGCCCAGCGCCGCAGCTCTATACGGTTCATCGCTATCCTGACTGCCCGCGCGTTGGGCACCACGTGGTAGCCCTTCTCCTCGAGCCTCTCCAGCGCCTCGGTGTTGATGGCCTCTATCTCGGGTACCACCGCTACCGGGTTCTCGCGCTCCACGATGGCCTCCACTGCGCCCGCGTCGAGCATGTCCACGACGTAGCGGCGGTGGGCTACGTGCATCGCTGGGGCCCAGTCGTAGCGGTCGACAACGACCACCTCTAGGCCGAGCCGCTGCGCCTCTATCGCTACCTCCTTGCCTAGCTCGCCGCCGCCTAGTAGGAGCACCTTGGCTGCTCCGGGGCCCAGAGGGCTGGGTATGGAGTCCATCCTAGGGGGTATACCCACCGCTATGCACCCCGCCAGGGGCCGGCCTTGGATCATACAGAGGGCACATACATGGGGTCTGAAAGAAACGTGCAGGCCTAGCTGTAGTCGTGGACTATTAGGCCGCGGCCGGGTATCCAGTCGTAGATCCTGGTCTCGCCTCGGGCGCGGCGCCTCGTGTAGGCCTTCCTCACGCGCTCGGCTAGCGCCACGCGGCTCTCTATGTGGCTCCTCTGGCCTATGTCGCGGCGCCATACGAGGGGGTGGCCGTCGAGAAGCCTCACCGCCTCCGCCGCGCGCTGGGCCCTGGCGGCTGCGTCCTCGTAGCCCTGGCTGCTCCAGCAGACTATCTCCACGAGACGGGAGCCCGTGGAGACGAGGCCGCGGGGGCCCTGGTCTACCCCGGCGTAGAGTAGCCTGCAGCCCTGGCGCTCGACAGCGTCTCTGTCTACGGCCACCGGGTGACCCCGGGCTAGGGCCCGGTTGTTGGGGTAGCCTGCGGGTGCTAGCGCGATGTTGACCACGTAGACGTCGTTGTCTACCTCTAGCCGGTAGCCGGCTAGCCTGCCCGAGGCTGCGCGGTCCAGCAGCTCTAGGAAGTCGCTCCGCAGCATGGGGAGCAGGTTGCCGGTCTCGGGGTCGCCAAACCTGGCGTAGTACTCTATGACCGTGGGGCCCCAGAGGCTGGTGAGCATCATCTGGCCGCTAATGGTGCCGCGGTAGGGCTCCCCGGTCTCCCGCCGGAGGGCCTCCACGGTCTTCTCGAGTACCTCGACTGTCTCCCGGTACTCGCCGAGCTCGAGGAAGGGAGGCACAACGCCGGGCCCGCTGACCGCGCCCATTCCCCCAGTCTCGGGGCCGAGGTCCCAGCTGAAGAGGTGGGGGTGGTCCTGTACCACTGGCAGCGGCACCAGCGTGGAGCCGTCAGTGACCGCCATCACGGTGTACTCTACGCCCTCAACCCTCTCCTCGACTATAACCGAGTAGTCTATGTCGCTGTACTTCTCCCGCACCTCGCGGGCCAGCTTCTCCGCGTAGCTCCCCGCCGCCCCGCGCACCGCTGCCCCAAGGTGCTCCATGGGCTCCGCGAAGACGCGTACGCCGCGGCCGCCAGCCTGCCGGGCAGGCTTGACCACCACGTCGCCCGCTGCGCGGGCGTACTCCGAGGCCTCCTCGGGGTCCGTGAAGACCTGGTAGCGTAGCCGCCCCGGGATACGGTAGCGCCACATGAGCCCGCGGGCATAGGCCTTGTCCTTCTCTATCCGGGCCTGTGCCCTGCCGGGGCCGTAGACTGTGAAGCCCTTCTCCCGGAGCGCGTCCGCGACGCCCGCGAAGAGGGGCTCCTCGGGGCCTATGACCACGAGGTCTGGGCTCCAGTCCTCGGCCGCCTGGAGGGCGTCGCCGGGGCTAGTGGGCTTGCCGGGGTAGAACCTTCCCCCGGTGTTCTCGGCGGCTTCTACTAGGCCTGGGTTCCTCTTGTCGCTTAGCACCGCTATGCGGGGCTCCATGCTGCTGCCCGCTATGAGCAGTGCGAGGGCGTGTTCGCGGCCGCCGCTGCCCAGTAGGAGCACCTTCACTCCCGGCTCACCTCCTCCAGCATGCACGCCGTGCAGGGGTCTATGCCGTGGCTCTTGAGGTAGGAGACGGCCTCGCCTAGGGGGAGCCAGGCTAGGCTATCCACGTCGAGGACGCGCTCTATCGCATCGTCGCTTAGCTGGCGGGCTATCAGGCTGCCTGGCTCTAGGAGCTGGACGCGGTGGGGGCACGTGGCTACTATCTTGGGGCTCGAGACTGCTACGTGCAGCTCGCGGGGGGCCTGGCTACGCCACAGCCTGTGGATGAAGGTCTTCAGCGTGAGCCCGGTAACCACGCTATCGTCGACTACCGCTACCCGTCTCCCCTCGAAGACGCCGGGCACGGGGTTGAACTTGAGGCTGAGCATCATCAGCCTCTCCTCCAGCGACGCCTGGGCTATGGCGGTTCTCACACGGCCTATCGTGGAGACTAGCGCCAGCTCCATGGGGGCCTGCTTCTCCTCGGCGTAGCCTAGGGCGTAGGGGAGCGCGGTCTCCGGTACCCCTACCACGACGTCTACCTCCACGGGGTGGCTGCGGGCGAGCCGCCGGCCCATCTCCCGGCGGAACAGGTACACGTTCACGCCGTCCACGAGGCTGTCTGGGCGCGCCAGGTAGATGTACTCGAAGAGCGAGGTGGCGCGGCGGCCCCTGCCGGCGCTGTAGGTGTCGAGCGTGTAGCGGTCCCCGTAGACAGCCTCGCCCGGCTCGAGGTCGCGGCGGGGCTCCCCGCCCATCAGGGTTATGGGCGCTGTCTCCGTGGCGGCGTAGACTGCGTCGAACCCGTAGCCGCCTAGGCTGAGGGGCCGTACCCCGCTCCTCCCCCGGTACAGCACGTAGCCGCCGCTGCCTGTCAGCGCCGCTACCGTGCAGCCGTCGAACCTGGTGCTAGAGGCCAGCGCCTCGGCTGCCTCGCGGGGGCTCCCAGCGGCCTCCACCAGCCTCAGTGCCTCCGCTGCGCTGCATGCACCGTCCACGGCCACGGCTGCGCTGCGTGAGGCGGCGAGGCTCCCAGTGGGCTCCACTGCCGCTAGTACCGCGCTGCCCTCGGGTAGGCTCCAGCCGTTGCTCCACGGGTTGAGCCTTCCCTGCTCTAGCCCGTCGCCGCGTAGAACCGCGTAGGAGACCCTTGGCCCGCGGTGCCGCAGCCCCATGACGCCGTAGCGGGCGTAGAGGCCGGCTGGCTGGTCTGGCTCGTAGAAGTAGACTAGCAGTACGCCCATGCCGTATGGCTCACCTCCTGCCCTCTGTGAACACCTTCTCGAGACGGGGTACGTCCAGGGGGAGGGGGTAGGCTCCGCCGAAGCATCCGAGGCAGAGGCGGCGGCCAACAGCCTCCTCTAGGTCCCTCAGGCCGAGGTACAGTATGCTGTCAACGCCCAGGGCCCTGGCGACCTCGTCTACGCTCCTACCGTGGGCTACTAGCTCGCCGCGGCTTGGCATGTCTACGCCGAGGAAGCAGGGCATGACCACGGGCGGCGAGGCGACGCGTAGATGCACCTCGCGGGCCCCTGAGCGGCGGAGGATGTGGGCTAGCCACCTGCTGGTGGCGCCGCGGACTACGCTGTCGTCGACGAGGATTATTCTGCGGCCCCAGGTCGTCGAGCGTATCGGGTTGAACTTGCGCTTGAGCCTCCCGTTCCTCTCGCCTGGGGGCGCTATGAAGGCGCGGCCAGCGTACCGGTTGCGGTATAGGACCTCGGTGTAGGGGAGTCCCCGCTCCATGGCGTAGCCTATGGCCGCGCTCCGGCCGCTATCCGGGACCGGCGCCACCAGGTCGGCCTCCACTGTGTCGCGGCGGGCGAGCCGCCGGCCCATCTCGAGCCTGGCCGCGTGGGCCTCGACGCCCTCGAAGACGCTGTCGGGCCTGAGGAAGTATACGTACTCGAACGCGCATGGCCGGGGCTCGTGCCCGGGGGCTAGCCCGGTCTCGACGCAGTCCTTGGGGGAGCCGTTGCAGTGGAGCATCCTCCCCGCGCCTACCTCTCTCCAGGGGAGCCCCATCGAGTCTAGCGCGGCCGTCTCGCTGGCCACGGCGGCGTAGCCGTCGCCCACCGCGTAGGCGAGAGGCCTGACCCCGTAGGGGTCCCGGGCGGCTGCTAGCTCGCCGCGGGCCGTGACTGCTACGAGGCTGTAGGCCCCGCGTAGGAGGCGCGCTGCCTCCCTGAGGGCGTCGGCGAGGCTCCCCTGCTCCAGGTAGAGGGCCTCCACGAGGTCTGCTACGAGCTGGGCATCCCAGGTGTAGCGGCGGCCTAGCAGCTCCCGGCCCAGCTCCCGGTAGTTGACAATGTTCCCGTTATAGGCTATGTAGACTAGCTTCTTGCTGCCAGCCACCGGCTGGTAGTGCTCGCCGCCGTACCCGCCGCTCGTGCTGTACCTCACATGCCCAATAGCAGCCCAGGCGCCGGAGGCGGCCGTGGGGAGGCGTATAGCCTCCTGCACGAGCCCGGGGCCGCCGACGAGCCTTACGCCGCCGCCGGCTAGGAACGCTATCCCCGCGGCCTCCTGGCCCCGGTGCTGGAGCTCCAAGAGCAGCTCGTAGACCGCCGAGGCCGCGTCCCTGCCCAGCCAAGCTGCTACGCCGCACACGGTGCCAGCTTCACCCCTCTCTCACCAGCTTCTCCAGAGTAGTGGCGTAGGCCTCCGAGAGCCCGTCCAGGGGGACCCTGGCCAGGGTTCTCCTGCCCGAGGCCAGCTCCACGTAGCTGCCGCCTGGCTCGCCTACGACGCGGGCCCACACGCCTGCCTCCTCTGCGCGGCGCAGAACCTCGCCAACGCTGTCGCGGGGCACCTCGAGGATGTAGCGGCCCGGTGTCTCCGAGAACCCCGCCTCGAGCGGGCTCCGGCACGCTGGGCAGAGGGCAGCGAGGTCGAGCCTTGCGCCGACGCCACCCGCCACGGCCATCCGGGCCACGGCTGCCGCTGCGCCGCCCAGCCCGACGGAGTGCGACGCGAGCACAAGCTCGTCCTCGATGAGCCTCCTCACCAGCTTGGCGGCTGCTGCCTCCTCCCTTGGCCGGGGCTCGGGCGGGAGCCCCGCTGGCTCGCCTAGGAGGAGCTCGGCCGCCTCGCTAGCGCCTAGCTCTGGCCGCGTCTCCCCCACAGCTACGAGTAGACCTTCCCCGGTCAGGGCTAGGCCCGTTGCCCGGGTGACGTCGCTTATCCTGCCGACGACGAGCACTGAGGCAACCGGGTCGACCATATGGCCGTGCTCGTCCTCGTTGTAGAGGCTCACGTTGCCCCCGATGAAGGGTATGCCGAGGCCGCGGGCCATCCAGGCTAGGCCCTCTACTATGCGCTTGAAGTACCAGAACTGCCGCGGCTTCTCCGGGTTACCAGCGTTAATGTTGTCGAGCGCTGCCAGGGGCTCACCGCCCACAGCTGCTACGTGCCGGTAGGCCTCGGCTAGGCTGAGCGCAGCGCCCCGGAACGGGTCCTGCCGGGTGTAGCGCGGGTTCCCGGCGAGCGCTGCCACCACTCCGCGGCTCGTACCGTCGCGGAGCCATAGCACAGCCGCGTCGGCATAGCCCGGCGGCGCGGCTGTGCGGCCCTGGACGCCCCAGTCGTACTGCTCGTAGACCCAGGCCTTCCCCGCCACCCGGGGCGAGGAGACCACGCGCTCTAGCAGCCAGCCCAGCTCCTCCTCGGCTAGGCTGAGGCCCGGCAGCTCACGGGGGGCCGGCGGGGGCTCCGCCTTCCTCTCCACGGGCGGCGCCGACGCGGCGAGCCCGACGGGGAGGTCTACCACTACTCTGCCTCGGTAGACGGCGCGGAGCCTCCCCGTGTCGTCGAAGTAGCCTATGACGCTCGCCTCGACACCGTAGCGGTCTAGCAGCCGGAGCAGCTCGCCCAGCTTACCCCTCTGCGGCACCAGTAGCATGCGCTCCTGGCTCTCGGAGACCAGTATCTCCGCCGGCTCCATGTCTGGCTCGCGGAGGTGGACACGGTCGAGGTGCACCACGGCGCCGACGCCGCTGGATGCAGCGGTCTCGGAGACCGCCGTGGCTAGGCCCCCGCCTCCTAGGTCCTTCACGTGGCGGAGTAGCTTCCTCTCGAAGGCCTCCGTGAGTGCGTCTATTAGCAGCTTCTCGAGGAACGGGTTCCCGACCTGGACGGCCGCTATGTCCTCCTCGCGGCTGCCCAGGGGGCGGCTAGCAAAGCTGCTCCCGAGCATACCGTCCCTACCGGTGGAGTTGCCCGCGAGGACCATCACGTCCCCGGGCTCTACGCGGCCTGGGAGCAGGTCCCCGGGCCGCGTGACCCCTATGCACGCCACGTTGACCAGGGGCTGTCTCTCGTAGCTAGCGTGGAACCATGTCTCGCCCGCCACCGTGGGGACTCCTATCCTGTTCCCGTAGTCGCTTATACCCCGCACTATGCCCTTGGCGAGCCACCGGGAGACTGGTGTGCGGAGGCTCCCCAGGTAGAGGGCGTCGAGCAGCGCTATCGGCTGGGCGCCTAGGCTCAGCACGTCGCGGACAATACCCCCTACCCCGGTCGCAGCCCCGTTGTAGGGGTCCACAGCCGAGGGATGGTTGTGGCTCTCTATACGGGCGACCACCGCCACGTCGTCGAACAGCTTTACCGCGCCCGCGTCGCGGCCAGGGCCCACGAGCACCCATGGCGCCTCAGTGGGCAGCATTCTTAGGAGCCGCCGGGTGCTCTTGTAGCTGCAGTGCTCGCTCCACGTGGCCTCGAAGAGGGCCAGCTCTTCCCGTGTCGGCTCGCGGCCTAGCCGGCGGCGTATCTCGCTCAGCTCGCTCTCGGAGAGCGGCATCACCATCCCCTGCGCAGCGCTTCGCCTATCGACGTGAAGAACGGGTGGCCCCCGGGCCTGCGGCCGCGGGGGACCTGGAGTGGGCTCGCCGCTCGCTCCGGGTGCGGCATTAGGCCGAGAACGGCTCCGTCCTCGGAGGCCAGGCCGGCGACGTCTGCGACGCTGCCGTTAGGGTTCTCGAGGTACTCTAGCCAGGGCCTGGACCGGAGTAGCTCCCCGGGCGCGGGGTGGTAGAAGCGCCCCTCAGCATGGGCCACCGGCATGTCTAGCACAGCGCCGGGCTCCACGTGGAGTAGCCAGGGGCCGCGCGGGCTGTGCACCCGGACCCGGAGCCACCTGGCCACGAAGCGGCCGCCCTCGTTGGGTAGGAGGGCGCCGGGGAGTACGCCCGCCTCCACGAGGACCTGGAACCCGTTGCATATCCCGAGGATAGGGGCGCCGTTCTCGGCCGCCTCGCGGAGCTGCCTGGCCGCGGGGCTCCAGGAGGCTAGGAGCCCAGCGCGCCCGTAGTCCCCGTAGCTGAAGCCTCCCGGCACAACTGTAGCGTCCCAGTCCCTCCAGCGGTACTCGGTGTGCCACACTACGCGCGCCTCTACGCCGGCCACCTCGCGCAGCATGTAGGCTGTCTCCTGGTCGCAGTTAGTGCCGGGGAACCGGAGCACAGCGACTCTAGGCAAGAGTGATCACCAGGAGCGTGTGGACCGCGGGGTTGAAGAGCCGGGTCTCGCGGGCCATTTCCTCTACGAGCCTCTCCGCCTCCTCCCTCGACTCAGCCTCGACCTCTACTATGAACGCCTTCCCGGCGCGGATCCCCTGGACCCAGGTGTAGCCTAGCCTTCTCAGCTCGTCTGCCAGCGTCTCGCCCTCAGGGTCCCGGGCCGACGGCTTGTAGGCTACTATTGCCAGCACACGGTGCCGGGTCAACCGGTGCACCTCCTCTCGGGCTCGCCGGCTAGACGGGCTAGCTCCCTGTAGGCCTCCAGCAGGGCCTCGACGCCGCCACCGCGCCTGTAGACCTCCTTGTCCAGGTGCCTACCCCCGCTGTCAACCAGCCTCATCGTGTCGCCTGTGACCTCGTCGACCACCACGAAGCCCGTGGCAGACCGAGCCACCTCGATCTTAAGGTCTACTAGCCGGAGGCCCCGCCGGCGCCAGAACATCTCGAGGACGCTGCTTACCCGGAGGGCTAGGCTCTGGATGTCCCAGAGCTCCCGCCACGATAGGAGCCCGGCCTCGACAGCGTCCTCGGGGAGAACGAGCGGGTCGCCCCTCGCGTCGTCCTTGAGGTGCAGCTCCACCAGGGGCCGGAAGAGCCTCTCCATGGGCTTTAGGAGCGGCATCCTGCGAAGGAGCGAGCCATAGGCATAGTTCCTCACTATCACCTCGAGGGGGATGACCTCGTGCCTCCTAGCGAGGAGCCTGGAGCCGCCCATGTAGCACACATAGTGTGTCGGCACACCGTGCTCCTCTAGCAGCTCGAACATCCGGGCAGAGAGCCTGGCTGCTAGCTCGCCTTTGCCCGGCGCCGTGTCGCGGCGCTTGCCGTCGAACGCTGTGACCTCGTCCTTGAACTCGAGTACCACCAGGCCATTGCCCGCGTCGAGGACCCGCTTCGCCTTGCCCTCGTAGAGTAGCTCACCCGTGCGCAGCCCGGACCCCCGGGGTCCCGGAACTTGCCTGAGTAACTGGTCTAAAAATATTCCAGGATGTAGGACCCCGTAGCTCTTACTTAGCTAAGTGAATAAGCAAGCTACTCGGCCTAGTTACATGAACTACACGCGCGAATATCCTTGCAGATACAGATGTGCACGGACTGCGTGCGAATACCATATAGTACGCTAGGCCGTGGTCCCCGGGCAAACGAGTGTAGAGTATCCTACAAGCGAGTGTTAATGATCGCTCGGCTATAGCCAATATAGTAGGCCCCTTTACTCGGTTTTAGCAGCGGTATTTGGACCGAACCGTGTAATTCACGCCCGAAGACCATAGGAATTGTATTAGATGCCGATGTTAAAGGAGATCCCAATGGCGCCGTATCTCTGAATCCTGAAGGAGAATCTAGAGCTACCCGTCGGCTTCGTCTGGGTGCTGGCCAGCGCCTTCCCAGTATTCTTCATGCAGGCTTCGCCATGGTAGGAGCCGTTCACCAGGCTAAAGAACACGATAAGCGCGTTGCTTAAGAACCCATCATGCTTCACTGTGGCTGGCATGGGCTTGTCCGCCTAGTCGGCTACACATCCACGATGGACAGTGACTGGGAAGGCGTCGTTTGACCGGCTGCTTTGCGCTAATAGGAGGCAACTATGGTGCTAGAGAGATGCTCTTATGGTTCTTCTATGCGAGTGTCTGCAGGAGCAGCTGCAACTATCGTCTCTGGCGCCATAGCCTAGAAGACGAAACTCACAAGCTATCTGCTAGACAGCGTAACGATGACTGCTTTTCATCTAGCCGGTACATGGCCACCGGACACCGGATATGGGGGGTGACTGGGCTACCCCTAGGGAAGGCTCACCAGAGGCTGTCTGGCTAGGAGGCCCTTTGCCTATTCTGTGTCCGCCCTAGCGCCTTGCAGCCATGCGCTGGTGCCTACTGCTATGTCTCTCGCCTTTGCCAGTATTTCTTTGTCGCTTGTCAATAGCTTCGCCCCGTGTAGCCTCGCGTAGTAGACGTATGCCGCGTCGTAGGCTGTTAGGCCTAGCTGCTCTGCTAGCTTGCTAATCGCCTCCAGGTCTTCTGGCTTGATGCGCAATACCGCCAGGTGCCCGGCGAGCCTGGATACAGCAGCGGCTAGCCGGTGGGGCTCCTGTACGAGCCCTCTACGCGCCTCTATGACGGCGGCGTTGGCTGCCTCGTACAACGTTAGGTCGAGTACCGCTGCCTCTTCCTCGAGCAGCTTCTCGGCGACCATGCATCGCTCACAGCGTCGCGGTACAGCAGCTTAGCGAGAGGATACAGGGCGGATGCATCGAGTATTATCAAGCCGTGGCCCTCCCTCGGCGGGAAGCTTTGACCGCCTCTACCCAGTCTTCCACGGTGAGATCCCCGCCAGCAGCGGCTAGTTCTCTCAGCGCTTCTGCTATCCTCTTCTTCCTCTCCTCTATGACATGCGCGGCGTAGGGACTCCTCTACGACGCGGCGGATATCTATGCCTAGGCGCTCGGCCTCCTCCTTGAGCTTGCGGGGTACGCGGACAGAGACCACCACGGTGGACAACAGCCACGCCTGTCTACATGGAGGTAGTAGACACTGTACTTAAGGTCTACGTTGAGTACGCGGAGGCGTCCCGTAGCCCGTATACCGCGTGGCCTGTGGGGCGGCCACAGCCCTGGGGCCGAGGGATGCAGTTCCGCCCTGGAGCGTGCTTGGAGAGGGATGTGGGGCTGTGGTGGGACTCTTTCGCGCATAGCATGGGTAAGCGTATATAGGGCCGTGGTGGTATATGTCCTAGGACATGCGGCGTAGGGTACGGGAAGGTATGACTGCAGAGCCTGGCTCTCGCCTTCTCCCGTTCCCCGCTGGCGTGTTATTCGCTGTTGTCATCGGGTCGCTTGTCTCCGGGGGCTATGTCCTCTACCTCCACGGGCTCGCCGTGGCGTTTGCCTCGGAGCCCCTCCTAGTCCTGGCGCTGAGGCTGGCACTAGCCGCTCTGGGGCTTGCACCGTTACTCTACGGGCTGGCCCGGGTGGGGCTCCAGAGGCTACTAGGGCTCGCCAGCGGGGGAAGGCTTGGAGCGGGGCTCGCCGGGTTCCTGGTGGGTGCTGGGGCTGCTGGGCTCCTGCTCCTGGGCGTCTATGGCGTCGCGAGTACTGCTGCCCTCGTGGTCTACTGGTTCACTGGCGGGTTGGTGTCGGCTGCCGCCGTCTACGAGATAGTAACGCGTAGCCGCCGCGCCGCCGCCGGCTACTTCGCTGTGGCTGTTCTGCTCTTCGCCCTACTGGGGCTCGTGGAACTCTACGCCCCCGTGGAGGCCAGCAAGCACATAACTGTCGAGGCGCTCGACGAGCCTATAGACGTTAACGGGCTCAAGCGCTTCATACCACTGATGACCGCCTACGCGTATGCTAGCGACCGTATACAGATACCGACCCACCGAGTCTACCCCGGGGACAGCTACGTCTACTACCTCGGCAACCACAGCGTCTACAACTGGATAATAGAGCCGGAGGGCTTCTGGAACCAGCTCACCAAGACACCGCTCGGCGCCGTGTTTGTCTACGGCGACGAGTACCCGCCGCGCGTCCTGGTGGTCGAGAGGAGGCTCGAGTGGGGGCTCCACAACAAGAGGTTCCGGCTACTCTTCCTAGACACGCTCGAGCGCCGCATAGTCCTGGCCTCTGGGCTCCGGTACAAGCCGCTGCTAGAGGACAACATAGAGGTGCTCTACGGCGGGAGGATCTACATCCTCGTGCCCCTCGTCTCCTGGACCCGGGGCCTCCTCTACAGCCTCCCTGTGCTCCACGGCTACGCCATAGTGGACGAGGACGGGGACATAGAGGTGGTGGCCGGGGACAGGCTGGCGAGCGACCCGCGGCTGAAGGGCATGCCGCTGCTCCCCGAGGCCGTCGCCCGGGAGTGGGTCGAGGCCTACCGGTACAGGGTGGGCCTGCTGGGGTTCTACCTCTATCACAACACCTACGTAATCCGCGACACGGGCACCAACCCGCAGCCCTACCTAGAGCAGGGAAGCGACGGCCAGCTCTACTGGGTGTTCGTCGCCGAGCCTCCAGGGGAGACCTACAGCGCCAAGTACATCATCTACGTCGACGCCGCCAGCATCTCGGAGCCGAGGCTGCTCTTCTACGAGCTGCCCGAGCCCGTGATAGGCGTGAGCAAGGTGGAGAGCTACGTGAAGCAGGCACACCCGACCTACGACTGGGGCGAGCTCAGCATAGAGGAGCCAATGCCCACACTACTCAACGGGGCGCTCTACTGGAAGGCCACGGTGACGACCAGGGACCACCGTGGCCTAGTCTCGGTCGACATCATAGACGCTGCTAGCGGCGAAGTAGTCTCCCTACAGCCACGGCGCCGCGTGACGTACCTAGACGCGCTCCACGCGCTCCTCCAGGGCAGAGCCGCCGAGAAGCCCGCGGCCGAGAGCCTAGAGGAGAGGATAGCGGAGCTCGAGCACCGCGTAGCAGAGGCGATAAAAGCCCTCGAGGAGATACAGCGCGAGCTACAAGAGCTGAGACAGCTAGTAGCAAACAACACCCCATCCACCAGCCAGGGATAATCCTTAGGCGATAAGAGACCGAAAGAGGC
The window above is part of the Pyrodictium abyssi genome. Proteins encoded here:
- the purL gene encoding phosphoribosylformylglycinamidine synthase subunit PurL; this encodes MPLSESELSEIRRRLGREPTREELALFEATWSEHCSYKSTRRLLRMLPTEAPWVLVGPGRDAGAVKLFDDVAVVARIESHNHPSAVDPYNGAATGVGGIVRDVLSLGAQPIALLDALYLGSLRTPVSRWLAKGIVRGISDYGNRIGVPTVAGETWFHASYERQPLVNVACIGVTRPGDLLPGRVEPGDVMVLAGNSTGRDGMLGSSFASRPLGSREEDIAAVQVGNPFLEKLLIDALTEAFERKLLRHVKDLGGGGLATAVSETAASSGVGAVVHLDRVHLREPDMEPAEILVSESQERMLLVPQRGKLGELLRLLDRYGVEASVIGYFDDTGRLRAVYRGRVVVDLPVGLAASAPPVERKAEPPPAPRELPGLSLAEEELGWLLERVVSSPRVAGKAWVYEQYDWGVQGRTAAPPGYADAAVLWLRDGTSRGVVAALAGNPRYTRQDPFRGAALSLAEAYRHVAAVGGEPLAALDNINAGNPEKPRQFWYFKRIVEGLAWMARGLGIPFIGGNVSLYNEDEHGHMVDPVASVLVVGRISDVTRATGLALTGEGLLVAVGETRPELGASEAAELLLGEPAGLPPEPRPREEAAAAKLVRRLIEDELVLASHSVGLGGAAAAVARMAVAGGVGARLDLAALCPACRSPLEAGFSETPGRYILEVPRDSVGEVLRRAEEAGVWARVVGEPGGSYVELASGRRTLARVPLDGLSEAYATTLEKLVREG
- the purQ gene encoding phosphoribosylformylglycinamidine synthase I; this translates as MPRVAVLRFPGTNCDQETAYMLREVAGVEARVVWHTEYRWRDWDATVVPGGFSYGDYGRAGLLASWSPAARQLREAAENGAPILGICNGFQVLVEAGVLPGALLPNEGGRFVARWLRVRVHSPRGPWLLHVEPGAVLDMPVAHAEGRFYHPAPGELLRSRPWLEYLENPNGSVADVAGLASEDGAVLGLMPHPERAASPLQVPRGRRPGGHPFFTSIGEALRRGW
- the purS gene encoding phosphoribosylformylglycinamidine synthase subunit PurS is translated as MTRHRVLAIVAYKPSARDPEGETLADELRRLGYTWVQGIRAGKAFIVEVEAESREEAERLVEEMARETRLFNPAVHTLLVITLA
- a CDS encoding phosphoribosylaminoimidazolesuccinocarboxamide synthase; protein product: MFLDQLLRQVPGPRGSGLRTGELLYEGKAKRVLDAGNGLVVLEFKDEVTAFDGKRRDTAPGKGELAARLSARMFELLEEHGVPTHYVCYMGGSRLLARRHEVIPLEVIVRNYAYGSLLRRMPLLKPMERLFRPLVELHLKDDARGDPLVLPEDAVEAGLLSWRELWDIQSLALRVSSVLEMFWRRRGLRLVDLKIEVARSATGFVVVDEVTGDTMRLVDSGGRHLDKEVYRRGGGVEALLEAYRELARLAGEPERRCTG
- a CDS encoding PIN domain-containing protein, giving the protein MVAEKLLEEEAAVLDLTLYEAANAAVIEARRGLVQEPHRLAAAVSRLAGHLAVLRIKPEDLEAISKLAEQLGLTAYDAAYVYYARLHGAKLLTSDKEILAKARDIAVGTSAWLQGARADTE